GAGCCAATGTTGAAATTCATGGTCGTAGCATTGACATGTTACGGTATGGCGACATTAGAAGGACCATTATTATCATTAAAACAAGTAAATGCTATTGCGCACTTTACTGACTGGATTCCAGCACACGTACATATTGGTGCATTAGGATGGAACGGTTTCATGACTTTCGCAATCCTTTACTGGTTGTTCCCAAGAATTTATAGAACAAACCTTTACTCTAAGAAATTGGCGAATACGCACTTCTGGATCGGTACATTAGGTATCTTATTCTACGCAATCCCGATGTACTGGGCGGCTGTAGTTCAAGGTTTAATGTGGAAAGACTTTACTCCAGAGGGTGTATTGAAATACCCTAACTTCTTAGCGACTACTTTAGAGATTTTACCAATGCACATGATGCGTGCAGCAGGTGGAGCGATGTATTTAGTAGGGGTTATATTAATGACCTACAACTTAATCAAAACTGTAAAACAAGGTAAACTAGTAGCAAACGAAGCTGCTGAAGCACCAGCTTTAGAGCCAGTACATACAACAGAACGTTCACAACACCGTCGTTTAGAGCGCAAGCCACTATTATTCTTAGTGATGGCTTTGATCGCAATCTTGATTGGTGGTATCGTGGAAATGATTCCAACGTTTACAGTAAGTAGCAACGTTCCAAAAATCAGTTCTGTAAAACCATATACAGCATTAGAATTACAAGGTCGCGACTTATATATCCGCGAGGGTTGTGTGAACTGTCACTCGCAAACTATTCGTCCATTCCGTTCGGAAACAGCACGTTACGGTGAATATAGTAAAGCCGGTGAGTTCGTTTATGACCGTCCATTCTTATGGGGATCAAAACGTACAGGACCAGATTTGCACCGTATCGGTGGTAAATATCCTCACAAATGGCACTATGACCACATGTTAGATCCAACAATCACTTCACCAGGTAGTATCATGCCTCAGTATCCATGGTTAATTAGCCAAGATATCGAAACTAAATACTTAACTGGTAAGATGAAAGTGATGCGTAATCTAGGCGTTCCATACACGGATGCAGAGATTAATAACGCGGTTGAAGATTCGGAAAAACAAGCACTAGAAATTGTGAAAGATCTAGCTGCCAACCAAGTGGAAGTAGAACCGAACAAAGAGATCGTTGCGATGATTGCTTACTTACAGCGCTTAGGTACCGATATTAAATCTGCACCAAAAGCTGATAACGAAGCTGCAACGATAGATAACAATAACTAATAGCTAACATAGAAAAAGAAAGATTATGTTTAAGCAGATAACAAATTTACACGGGGACGAGATTTACTTGATCGTCTCCTTATGTATCTTCCTTAGCTTTTTTATCCTAGTGAGTGTCATGTTATTCACCATGAAGAAAAACTTTGTGGACTATATGAAGGAATTGCCATTGGAGGATACTGAGCGCGAATTAGACAAATTACCCGAATAGACAAGACCTATGATTTCTATGATATTACAAGACACTGTTGCTACAGAAGTTGCAGCAGCAGCACCACAGACGTTTGGAACGGGAAATTTATATAATGATATTTTCTATATCGTCGTATTCATCGTATTGATCGCGGTTTTATTTGCAGCCATTACGATCAACAAGGCCCTGCGCACGATGTTGAAAGTGACGATGCCAGATGTTGTACAAGAAGAAGCTCGCCTAAAAGCAGAGCGAAAAGCTTCAAGCCAATCAGCTTGGGCTAGAAGATGGAATCACTTCATCGGTTTAAAACCTATCGAACAAGAAGAGTCTTTGAAGATCGAAGATCACGAGTACGATGGTATTGCTGAGTTGAATAATCCTATTCCATTATGGTTCAACGCGTTATTTTACTCTACAGTTGTATTCGCGGTAGTTTATATTTTGATCTACCACGTATTTGGTGGACTGAACCAAGATCAGGAATACGAACGTGAGATGGCACAGGCAGAGATTGAGAAGGCCGAATTTTTATCCAAATCAGCAAATGCATTTGATGAGAACACCGTAGAGATTGATGCTACCGGTACGTTAGCAGCGAACGGTAAGGCGATATTTGCAGCAAATTGTCAAGCATGTCACGGACAAGCGGGTGAAGGAACAATCGGTCCAAACCTAACCGATAGATTCTGGATACACGGTGGAGAGATTAAAGACATCTTCAAAACTGTAAAATACGGTGTGCCAGATAAAGGGATGGTTCCTTGGGAACAAACATTAACTCCAGCACAGATTGCTGAGGTAAGTAACTACATCGTCACATTGCGTGATACCAAACCTGCGAATCCAAAAGCAGCCGAGGGTGTTGAAGTAGCAAGCTACCAAGCAGAAGGCGGAGCAGCTGAACCTGCAGCAGCAACAGACAGCACTGCAACAGCAACTAATTAAATTAAATAATACAATACCATGGAAATAGCAGCAAAGGGGAATGAGAATACTAACCAACCAGAAAAATCTAAAAGAAAGTGGGTTTATGCTAAGAAGCCTGCCGGGAAGCTTTATAATTATCGACAGGTTGTTGGTTACTCTTTGCTGCTGTTTCTTTTTGCAGCTCCATTTATCAAGATAAATGGAAATCCGTTCTTGATGTTTAACATCGTAGAACGTAAATTCTCCATCTTTGGGAATATTTTCTTGCCGCAGGATATGCACATCTTCCTTTTCGGGATGTTGATCATTATGGTCTGTATTGTGTTGTTTACTGCAGTATATGGTCGCGTTTGGTGTGGCTGGACCTGTCCTCAAACGATCTTTATGGAACTCATATTCCGTAGGATCGAATACTTTATCGAAGGCGATTGGAATCAGCAGAAGAAAAGAAACGAAGGGCCAGATACGGATGCAAAAGCATGGCGGAAGATATTGAAGCATGCCGTCTTTATAACGGTCTCCTTCATTATCGCCAACTTATTCTTGGCATATATAATAGGTGTGGACGCGTTGTTCAAGATTATTACAGATCCTGTTGATCAACATATCGCTGGTTTTATCTCCATTTGGGCCTTTACCTTTGTCTTTTACTTTGTATTCGCTTATGTTCGCGAGATCGTTTGTACACGTATTTGTCCTTACGGACGTTTGCAAGGTGTGCTATTAGACGAAAACTCAGTTACTGTAGCTTATAATGTAGCAAGAGGGGAGCCTAGAGGTAAGATTCGCAAGAACAGCGATGTGGTTACTGGAGATTGTATTGACTGTAACCTATGTGTACATGTTTGTCCTACCGGTATTGATATCCGCAAGGGAACGCAGTTGGAATGTGTTTCTTGTACTGCTTGTATCGACGCTTGTGATGCTGTTATGGATAAGATCCATAAGCCTAAACGTCTGATTGGTTTCTATACGCAGGCAGAAGCGGATGGTAAAGCAACGGTGCAAGATGGTAAAAAGAGAAATACCAGAGCAATTGTATATTCATGTATTTTGCTCGTATTAATGGGTATCTTTACTGCGATGATCTTTAGCCGTACCGATGTCGACGGTCGATTATTGAGAGCAAAAGGAAGTACCTATCAGTTCCGTGATGATGGAACAGTAACGAATCTATATTCTTTAGAGTTAATCAATAAAACCACGAGGGATATTGATTACGAGCTGGTAAGCGAAGATAAGGACGTAGAGATTCAAATCGTAAACCCGATTTCGCATCTAACGCGCGAAGGCAATGCTAAGTTAAGCTTGTTCTTGATTGCGAAGAAATCGAATATCAAGGAATACAAAACAAATATTAAATTGAATGTTGTGGCAGACGGTGAAGTGATTGAAACAATGAAGACAACCTTTATTGCTCCGCCAGCGAAATAAAACTTTCATGTTTCCAGTAGCATCCGCAAGAATGAGAATACTTGGAGGCTGTTGAAAACACACACTTACAAACAAAGGAATGAACTGGGGATATAAAATTGTATTTGGATTAGGGGCATTTGTGCTCTTCATCGTGGGCTTAGCCATCTATATGGTTTCAAACGATACAGATACGCTGGAAGATGATGATTATTACGAACGCAGTCTGAATTACGATGAAACATATCGTAAGAAAGAGAACTTGAATAATAATCACGCAAAACCGACGATACGGATTAGTCAGGATACATTGCTGATCAAATTCATATCGGCGGATAATAAGGGGCAGCTTCATTTTAAGCGTCCTGATGATAATAAGCTGGATGTTTCGCTCCCCTTCGCGACAACGACCGACCTATTCAAATTACCATTGAGTACCTTTAAGAAAGGTAACTGGAATTTGGAAATCGATTGGAAAAGTGGTGCTGATAGCTATTTAGTCGATCAACACGTTTACTATTAACAAATGACTTACCATTATCTTGCATTCTTTATGGGCCTTTTGGGCAGTATTCACTGCGCAGTTATGTGCGGTCCTCTACTGATTGCAATTCAAGGTGGGCATCAAATTTCCTGGAAAACAACCTTCAATAAGCTGATTTACCAGCTTGGCCGCATTCTGACTTATGGAATGTTGGGCTTAATTTTAGGTTTATTGGGGAATGCTGCAGCGATACAGGGTTGGCAGCAGATATTTAGTCTGGTTACTGGTATTATATTAACTGCATTGGGCTTGTTCTACATTTTTGGAAAAAGTTCCAAGCAATTGGCAAGCTTTCAAACCAAAGCAATTCAGCCTTTTGCTAAGTTTATGGGGAAATGGCTCTACCGTCCTGGCGGCAGTTTTGTTGCAGGCGTTCTCAATGGAGTCTTGCCCTGCGGGATGGTGTATATGGCTTTGGCATCTGCCGTGAATGCGAGTTCTCTTGAAAACAGCTTTATGTTTATGGTGCTGTTCGGATTAGGGACATTACCTTTATTATTACTATTCTCTTTCGTTGGCAATTTTCCAAGAAAGATCTTCAAAAAGGGATTCACTACTGTGTTACCCATACTCTTTATCCTGATGGGGGTCTGGTTTATCCTACGTGGTGCAAATCTAGATATTCCCTATTTATCGCCATTATTGCATGTCGACGGCGCAATGAATTGCGCATAATCTATACTGCTTTCCTACTTCTTTACTGTTTAAAAGAGTATATACCTAGCGTATATTTCCGCTATTGCTATTTCTTTTCTATCTTGCTCTTGTTCCTCAAACTTTTGGTTAGAAGTATGGTTGTATAGAGAGGACATCTTTTACAGTACTTTTTCTATCGATATGACTGAATATTTACAGCCTATAATACAGTTTTTTGAACAATGGGGATGGATTCCCTCTTCGATTATTTACCTAGGCGTTATCATCACGATTCTTATCGAGAATAGAAACCCAACCAAGACTATCTCTTGGGTCATGGTAATTGTCTTCCTTCCTCTTGTCGGGGTTATTCTTTATTATTTATTCGGACAAAAGTTTTCTAAAGTCAAGAAACTTAAGCGTATCAATCAGGAGCAGTCGCTCCGGCTGAAGAAAGAGTTTAAGCGATTAGAGCCATTGATGGCTTGGTCTATACAGAATATCCATAATAAGATTGGGGATTTTGCTCGTGTTTATTCTTATTTAAAAAATGAACGCCTTTCATCACCTACGCTGAATAATGAGGTGACGCTGTTGGTCAATGGGGAAGAGAAATTTAAATATTTCTTAGAATCATTAGAAAGTGCAACACATTCCATCCATATGGAATATTACATCTTCGACCTCGATGATATAGGAACAAAAGTGCTGAATATCCTCGAACAAAAGGCTACAGCCGGATTGAAGGTGCGTTTGATTGTCGATAGTTTCGGGTCGCCGCAATTAGTACGTCACATGCGTAAGATGCGAGGTAAAACGAATATTGAATTCCAAGCATTTCTACCTGTGACATTTACTTCCTTAGCCAATAGTAATTACCGTAATCACCGTAAGATTGCTGTGATTGATGGTTACATTGCATATATCGGTGGAATCAACATTTCGGACCGCTATATTAATCCAAATGGGTTTGGACTTTACTGGCGAGATACTTCCGTTAAAGTAGTGGGGAATGCCGGAACAATGTTCCAAATCAGTTTTTGGAATTCGTGGAATCAAACCGACGGAGATCCTTTCGATTTACAAGATGGCTACCTGCGGGATATGCCTGTAGTTGCCGAGCAACTGAGTGCTGTTGCATTGGTATCAAGCGACCCCGGATCGTTAGGGCCTTTTAATATGGAGGCGCTGTTGTTAAGTATCGGCGAAGCCAATGAAAGCATCAAGTTATG
The DNA window shown above is from Sphingobacterium hotanense and carries:
- a CDS encoding cbb3-type cytochrome c oxidase N-terminal domain-containing protein, whose amino-acid sequence is MILQDTVATEVAAAAPQTFGTGNLYNDIFYIVVFIVLIAVLFAAITINKALRTMLKVTMPDVVQEEARLKAERKASSQSAWARRWNHFIGLKPIEQEESLKIEDHEYDGIAELNNPIPLWFNALFYSTVVFAVVYILIYHVFGGLNQDQEYEREMAQAEIEKAEFLSKSANAFDENTVEIDATGTLAANGKAIFAANCQACHGQAGEGTIGPNLTDRFWIHGGEIKDIFKTVKYGVPDKGMVPWEQTLTPAQIAEVSNYIVTLRDTKPANPKAAEGVEVASYQAEGGAAEPAAATDSTATATN
- the ccoG gene encoding cytochrome c oxidase accessory protein CcoG, giving the protein MEIAAKGNENTNQPEKSKRKWVYAKKPAGKLYNYRQVVGYSLLLFLFAAPFIKINGNPFLMFNIVERKFSIFGNIFLPQDMHIFLFGMLIIMVCIVLFTAVYGRVWCGWTCPQTIFMELIFRRIEYFIEGDWNQQKKRNEGPDTDAKAWRKILKHAVFITVSFIIANLFLAYIIGVDALFKIITDPVDQHIAGFISIWAFTFVFYFVFAYVREIVCTRICPYGRLQGVLLDENSVTVAYNVARGEPRGKIRKNSDVVTGDCIDCNLCVHVCPTGIDIRKGTQLECVSCTACIDACDAVMDKIHKPKRLIGFYTQAEADGKATVQDGKKRNTRAIVYSCILLVLMGIFTAMIFSRTDVDGRLLRAKGSTYQFRDDGTVTNLYSLELINKTTRDIDYELVSEDKDVEIQIVNPISHLTREGNAKLSLFLIAKKSNIKEYKTNIKLNVVADGEVIETMKTTFIAPPAK
- the ccoN gene encoding cytochrome-c oxidase, cbb3-type subunit I gives rise to the protein MQVEQFNYDNKIVRDFGIATVTWGIIGMTVGLLIALQLVWPELNFGTQFTTFGRIRPLHTNAVIFAFVGNAIFMGAYYSMQRVLKARMFSDLLSKIHFWGWQLIIVAAAITLPLGITSSHEYAELELPIDIAIAVIWVVFGINMFGTIIKRRERHMYVAIWFYIATFVTVAVLHIVNAIQIPVSFWKSYYVYSGVQDALVQWWYGHNAVAFFLTTPFLGMMYYFLPKMANRPVYSYKLSILHFWSLIFIYIWAGPHHLLYTSLPSWVQSLGVVFSIMLIAPSWGGMINGLLTLRGAWDKVRTEPMLKFMVVALTCYGMATLEGPLLSLKQVNAIAHFTDWIPAHVHIGALGWNGFMTFAILYWLFPRIYRTNLYSKKLANTHFWIGTLGILFYAIPMYWAAVVQGLMWKDFTPEGVLKYPNFLATTLEILPMHMMRAAGGAMYLVGVILMTYNLIKTVKQGKLVANEAAEAPALEPVHTTERSQHRRLERKPLLFLVMALIAILIGGIVEMIPTFTVSSNVPKISSVKPYTALELQGRDLYIREGCVNCHSQTIRPFRSETARYGEYSKAGEFVYDRPFLWGSKRTGPDLHRIGGKYPHKWHYDHMLDPTITSPGSIMPQYPWLISQDIETKYLTGKMKVMRNLGVPYTDAEINNAVEDSEKQALEIVKDLAANQVEVEPNKEIVAMIAYLQRLGTDIKSAPKADNEAATIDNNN
- the cls gene encoding cardiolipin synthase, with amino-acid sequence MTEYLQPIIQFFEQWGWIPSSIIYLGVIITILIENRNPTKTISWVMVIVFLPLVGVILYYLFGQKFSKVKKLKRINQEQSLRLKKEFKRLEPLMAWSIQNIHNKIGDFARVYSYLKNERLSSPTLNNEVTLLVNGEEKFKYFLESLESATHSIHMEYYIFDLDDIGTKVLNILEQKATAGLKVRLIVDSFGSPQLVRHMRKMRGKTNIEFQAFLPVTFTSLANSNYRNHRKIAVIDGYIAYIGGINISDRYINPNGFGLYWRDTSVKVVGNAGTMFQISFWNSWNQTDGDPFDLQDGYLRDMPVVAEQLSAVALVSSDPGSLGPFNMEALLLSIGEANESIKLCTPYFIPSEELATALKTAAGAGVDVELMIPSTGDSWIVQHASFSFLKPLLERGVKVYLYEKGFLHAKTAVIDGKIAYVGTVNLDFRSFYINYEVATVISNKAFCAQMDEQFEIDKKECSVVTLKDWKRRKAWKRGIDSLCRLLAPLL
- a CDS encoding FixH family protein; its protein translation is MNWGYKIVFGLGAFVLFIVGLAIYMVSNDTDTLEDDDYYERSLNYDETYRKKENLNNNHAKPTIRISQDTLLIKFISADNKGQLHFKRPDDNKLDVSLPFATTTDLFKLPLSTFKKGNWNLEIDWKSGADSYLVDQHVYY
- a CDS encoding sulfite exporter TauE/SafE family protein → MTYHYLAFFMGLLGSIHCAVMCGPLLIAIQGGHQISWKTTFNKLIYQLGRILTYGMLGLILGLLGNAAAIQGWQQIFSLVTGIILTALGLFYIFGKSSKQLASFQTKAIQPFAKFMGKWLYRPGGSFVAGVLNGVLPCGMVYMALASAVNASSLENSFMFMVLFGLGTLPLLLLFSFVGNFPRKIFKKGFTTVLPILFILMGVWFILRGANLDIPYLSPLLHVDGAMNCA